One region of Brachyhypopomus gauderio isolate BG-103 chromosome 9, BGAUD_0.2, whole genome shotgun sequence genomic DNA includes:
- the arhgap18 gene encoding rho GTPase-activating protein 18 isoform X2, with protein MVTKLVCYLQLSRRTGHYNVQRSRLGVSGDTPPYWRSGSQDSLDELALDDYWKEVEIIHHSADPETQEEVQLRVADEGEQEEAWLMEAGLATLFDESASDGEDGMVLLSTLTRTQAAAVERRVETLNQTLRKRSKPYSVPNVRDIFRSPPAHHTKDDDATSRECGEGGKKETTSAGEAQGVGGRAIPGSEGGAETETDINLEVSFSEQALSYKEGSKVIQPVNEADDKLPDFKLLRDKTGTTKLGDLSPSDMKKVRRLVLIEMSALFDTAGIELKTHKPLKIKVKETGLFGVPLSTLLEQDQKSIPGTRVPLILQRLISHIEDEGLNTEGLLRVPGVSARVKAVCHDLDVQFYEGFFPWETLKQHDAASVVKLFIRELPHPLLTVEYFSAFTSVLKFPTKKQQLQALNLLVLLLPDSSRDTLKALLEFLQRVIDHKEHNKMTLNNVSVVMAPNIFMFKGFRRKITEQQEFAMATGTANIVRLLIRYQNLLWTIPKFVITQVRKQNTEDQRKMNRERAMRKLLKKMAYDREKNNDKPDRSSEAEDGIIRVQAPQFSKVSMAVQLTEDLQASDILSRFLSQESSVSMKKEELCLYEIGGNIKERCLDGETYMKALLDLNPTAEWVIKSVQR; from the exons ATGGTTACCAAGCTCGTCTGCTACCTGCAGCTCAG TCGCAGGACGGGCCACTACAATGTGCAGCGGAGCCGTCTGGGCGTGTCGGGCGACACCCCGCCGTACTGGCGCAGCGGGTCACAGGACTCTCTGGATGAGCTGGCCCTGGATGACTACTGGAAGGAGGTGGAGATCATCCACCACAGCGCAGACCCAGAAACCCAGGAGGAGGTGCAGCTCAGGGTAGCTGATG AGGGTGAGCAGGAGGAGGCCTGGCTGATGGAGGCGGGGCTCGCCACGCTGTTCGACGAGTCGGCGTCGGACGGCGAGGACGGCATGGTACTGCTGTCCACGCTGACGCGGACACAGGCCGCCGCCGTGGAGAGACGCGTGGAGACGCTCAACCAGACGCTGCGCAAGCGAAGCAAACCCTACAGCGTCCCCAACGTCAGGGACATCTTCAGATCTCCGCCCGCCCACCACACAAAG GACGACGACGCCACGTCCAGAGAGTGTGGCGAGGGCGGCAAGAAAGAAACGACATCAGCTG GTGAGGCCCAGGGTGTCGGGGGCCGGGCGATACCTGGCAGCGAGGGCGGAGCCGAAACCGAGACTGACATCAACCTGGAGGTGTCGTTCTCCGAACAGGCGCTGAGCTACAAggaggggtcaaaggtcatacAGCCTGTCAACGAGGCCGATGACAAGTTGCCT GACTTTAAGCTGCTGAGGGACAAGACCGGGACGACTAAACTGGGAGACCTGTCTCCGTCCGACATGAAGAAGGTCCGCCGTCTTGTTCTGATCGAGATGAGTGCGCTCTTCGACACGGCTGGCATCGAGCTCAAGACCCACAAACCTCTCAAgataaaggtcaaag AAACGGGGCTGTTCGGAGTCCCTCTGTCTACCCTGCTGGAACAGGACCAGAAGAGTATCCCCGGAACCCGGGTCCCCCTCATTCTACAGCGG CTCATCTCCCACATAGAAGATGAGGGGCTAAACACAGAAGGACTGCTCCGTGTGCCTGGCGTTTCCGCAAGAGTtaag gCTGTGTGTCATGACCTGGATGTGCAGTTTTATGAGGGTTTTTTTCCATGGGAGACTCTAAAGCAGCATGACGCTGCTAGTGTGGTCAAACTGTTCATCAGAGAACTTCCCCATCCTCTCCTCACTGTGGAGTACTTCAGTGCCTTCACCTCAGTGCTCA AATTCCCCACAAAGAAACAACAGCTGCAGGCTCTTAACCTGCTGGTGCTGCTCCTACCAGACTCCAGCCGGGACACTCTCAAG GCTCTGCTGGAGTTCCTGCAGAGGGTCATCGACCATAAGGAGCATAACAAGATGACTCTGAACAACGTTTCCGTGGTGATGGCGCCAAACATCTTCATGTTTAAAGGCTTCCGGAGGAAGATCACCGAGCAGCAGGAGTTCGCCATGGCAACTGGCACAGCCAACATCGTCAGGCTGCTGATACGATACCAGAACCTTCTATGGACC ATCCCGAAGTTCGTGATCACGCAGGTGCGGAAACAGAACACGGAAGACCAGCGGAAGATGAACCGAGAGAGAGCCATGAGGAAGCTCCTGAAGAAGATGGCCTACGACCGCGAGAAGAACAATGACAAACCGGACAGGAGCTCTGAG gcggAGGACGGCATCATCAGGGTCCAGGCTCCACAGTTCTCTAAGGTCTCCATGGCTGTGCAGCTGACTGAAGATCTGCAGGCATCAGATATTCTCTCACGCTTCCTTAGCCAGGAgag CTCAGTGTCAATGAAGAAAGAAGAGCTGTGTCTGTATGAGATCGGTGGAAACATCA aaGAGCGCTGTTTGGATGGGGAGACGTACATGAAAGCACTTCTGGACCTGAACCCCACTGCGGAGTGGGTTATCAAATCAGTCCAGCGCTAA
- the arhgap18 gene encoding rho GTPase-activating protein 18 isoform X1 — protein sequence MNRHQDAQGVVLTGYVSCVDDAGPPPLSRRTGHYNVQRSRLGVSGDTPPYWRSGSQDSLDELALDDYWKEVEIIHHSADPETQEEVQLRVADEGEQEEAWLMEAGLATLFDESASDGEDGMVLLSTLTRTQAAAVERRVETLNQTLRKRSKPYSVPNVRDIFRSPPAHHTKDDDATSRECGEGGKKETTSAGEAQGVGGRAIPGSEGGAETETDINLEVSFSEQALSYKEGSKVIQPVNEADDKLPDFKLLRDKTGTTKLGDLSPSDMKKVRRLVLIEMSALFDTAGIELKTHKPLKIKVKETGLFGVPLSTLLEQDQKSIPGTRVPLILQRLISHIEDEGLNTEGLLRVPGVSARVKAVCHDLDVQFYEGFFPWETLKQHDAASVVKLFIRELPHPLLTVEYFSAFTSVLKFPTKKQQLQALNLLVLLLPDSSRDTLKALLEFLQRVIDHKEHNKMTLNNVSVVMAPNIFMFKGFRRKITEQQEFAMATGTANIVRLLIRYQNLLWTIPKFVITQVRKQNTEDQRKMNRERAMRKLLKKMAYDREKNNDKPDRSSEAEDGIIRVQAPQFSKVSMAVQLTEDLQASDILSRFLSQESSVSMKKEELCLYEIGGNIKERCLDGETYMKALLDLNPTAEWVIKSVQR from the exons ATGAACCGCCACCAGGACGCGCAGGGAGTCGTGCTGACCGGGTACGTCAGCTGCGTGGACGACGCCGGTCCTCCTCCGTTAAG TCGCAGGACGGGCCACTACAATGTGCAGCGGAGCCGTCTGGGCGTGTCGGGCGACACCCCGCCGTACTGGCGCAGCGGGTCACAGGACTCTCTGGATGAGCTGGCCCTGGATGACTACTGGAAGGAGGTGGAGATCATCCACCACAGCGCAGACCCAGAAACCCAGGAGGAGGTGCAGCTCAGGGTAGCTGATG AGGGTGAGCAGGAGGAGGCCTGGCTGATGGAGGCGGGGCTCGCCACGCTGTTCGACGAGTCGGCGTCGGACGGCGAGGACGGCATGGTACTGCTGTCCACGCTGACGCGGACACAGGCCGCCGCCGTGGAGAGACGCGTGGAGACGCTCAACCAGACGCTGCGCAAGCGAAGCAAACCCTACAGCGTCCCCAACGTCAGGGACATCTTCAGATCTCCGCCCGCCCACCACACAAAG GACGACGACGCCACGTCCAGAGAGTGTGGCGAGGGCGGCAAGAAAGAAACGACATCAGCTG GTGAGGCCCAGGGTGTCGGGGGCCGGGCGATACCTGGCAGCGAGGGCGGAGCCGAAACCGAGACTGACATCAACCTGGAGGTGTCGTTCTCCGAACAGGCGCTGAGCTACAAggaggggtcaaaggtcatacAGCCTGTCAACGAGGCCGATGACAAGTTGCCT GACTTTAAGCTGCTGAGGGACAAGACCGGGACGACTAAACTGGGAGACCTGTCTCCGTCCGACATGAAGAAGGTCCGCCGTCTTGTTCTGATCGAGATGAGTGCGCTCTTCGACACGGCTGGCATCGAGCTCAAGACCCACAAACCTCTCAAgataaaggtcaaag AAACGGGGCTGTTCGGAGTCCCTCTGTCTACCCTGCTGGAACAGGACCAGAAGAGTATCCCCGGAACCCGGGTCCCCCTCATTCTACAGCGG CTCATCTCCCACATAGAAGATGAGGGGCTAAACACAGAAGGACTGCTCCGTGTGCCTGGCGTTTCCGCAAGAGTtaag gCTGTGTGTCATGACCTGGATGTGCAGTTTTATGAGGGTTTTTTTCCATGGGAGACTCTAAAGCAGCATGACGCTGCTAGTGTGGTCAAACTGTTCATCAGAGAACTTCCCCATCCTCTCCTCACTGTGGAGTACTTCAGTGCCTTCACCTCAGTGCTCA AATTCCCCACAAAGAAACAACAGCTGCAGGCTCTTAACCTGCTGGTGCTGCTCCTACCAGACTCCAGCCGGGACACTCTCAAG GCTCTGCTGGAGTTCCTGCAGAGGGTCATCGACCATAAGGAGCATAACAAGATGACTCTGAACAACGTTTCCGTGGTGATGGCGCCAAACATCTTCATGTTTAAAGGCTTCCGGAGGAAGATCACCGAGCAGCAGGAGTTCGCCATGGCAACTGGCACAGCCAACATCGTCAGGCTGCTGATACGATACCAGAACCTTCTATGGACC ATCCCGAAGTTCGTGATCACGCAGGTGCGGAAACAGAACACGGAAGACCAGCGGAAGATGAACCGAGAGAGAGCCATGAGGAAGCTCCTGAAGAAGATGGCCTACGACCGCGAGAAGAACAATGACAAACCGGACAGGAGCTCTGAG gcggAGGACGGCATCATCAGGGTCCAGGCTCCACAGTTCTCTAAGGTCTCCATGGCTGTGCAGCTGACTGAAGATCTGCAGGCATCAGATATTCTCTCACGCTTCCTTAGCCAGGAgag CTCAGTGTCAATGAAGAAAGAAGAGCTGTGTCTGTATGAGATCGGTGGAAACATCA aaGAGCGCTGTTTGGATGGGGAGACGTACATGAAAGCACTTCTGGACCTGAACCCCACTGCGGAGTGGGTTATCAAATCAGTCCAGCGCTAA
- the LOC143522759 gene encoding enoyl-[acyl-carrier-protein] reductase, mitochondrial has translation MRSVTFLCCAAVLPYLCSAGWCSDTPRAMRGLVCGLAQAGLKGPGLGRPRWWGVQGWRLLSHCSALVYREHTANVSAVRLEHLPLPALSMHSVRVKMLAAPVNPADINMVQGTYPILCPLPAVGGNEGVGEVVEVGSDVISVRPGDWVVPVDAGFGTWRTETVCEETHLISVPKDISVLGAATIAVNPCTAYRMLHDFQTLPAGSTVIQNGANSAVGQAVIQIAAALNIITINLIRDRPNCGELVKELQDLGADYVITEEEVMSSGLHHVFQEVPKPKLGLNCVGGLSGGLVLSHLDYGGTLVTYGGMAKKPLQVPAKSLIFRNITLQGFWMTQWKRNHKQDKACVKSMLDSVCELARSGQLRPPNCIQTPFPLYTQALHATLQSHQRKHVLVM, from the exons GCTGGTGCTCAGATACACCCAGAGCGATGAGAGGGCTGGTGTGTGGACTAGCCCAGGCTGGGCTGAAGGGGCCGGGGCTGGGGAGGCCACGCTGGTGGGGGGTGCAGGGCTGGAGACTGCTGAGCCACTGCTCCGCACTGGTGTACCGGGAGCACACGGCCAATGTGTCCGCAGTGAG ATTAGAACATCTGCCTCTGCCGGCACTGAGCATGCACAGTGTCAGAGTGAAGATGCTGGCAGCTCCGGTTAACCCAGCAGACATCAACATGGTTCAGG GCACCTACCCAATCCTGTGCCCCCTCCCTGCTGTGGGCGGAAACGAGGGGGTGGGAGAGGTGGTGGAAGTGGGCAGTGATGTCATCAGCGTGAGACCAGGTGACTGGGTGGTGCCTGTGGACGCAGGGTTTG GTACGTGGAgaacagagacagtgtgtgaggagacccaCCTGATCTCCGTCCCTAAGGACATCTCTGTGCTGGGAGCCGCGACCATCGCAGTCAACCCCTGCACTGCCTACAGGATGCTTCACGACTTCCAAACCCTCCCAGCAG GTTCCACAGTGATTCAGAATGGAGCTAACAGTGCAGTGGGCCAAGCTGTGATCCAGATAGCTGCAGCACTGAACATCATAACCATCAACCTCATCAGAGACAG GCCAAACTGTGGAGAGCTGGTGAAAGAACTCCAGGATCTTGGAGCAGATTATGTCATCACAGAAGAGGAAGTGATGTCATCAGGCCTTCACCATGTCTTCCAG GAGGTTCCTAAACCCAAGCTGGGACTGAACTGTGTCGGAGGGCTCAGTGGGGGGCTGGTGCTCTCTCATTTAGA CTACGGAGGAACGTTGGTGACCTACGGAGGCATGGCCAAAAAGCCTCTCCAGGTTCCAGCA AAATCCCTCATATTCAGAAACATCACACTACAAGGATTCTGGATGACCCAGTGGAAAAGGAACCACAAACAAG ATAAGGCGTGTGTGAAGTCAATGCTGGACTCAGTGTGTGAACTGGCCCGGTCGGGTCAGCTCAGACCGCCCAACTGCATTCAGACCCCAtttcccctctacacacaggcACTACATGCAACACTGCAGTCCCACCAACGcaaacatgtgcttgtaatgtag